In one window of Gossypium arboreum isolate Shixiya-1 chromosome 4, ASM2569848v2, whole genome shotgun sequence DNA:
- the LOC108457707 gene encoding peroxidase 31-like: protein MAPPPPSLLLVVLFLLSSTALLSESRLSLDYYSKTCPSFNKIMQEAITDKQINNPTTAAGTLRLLFHDCLPNGCDGSILISSTPFNKAERDADINLSLPGDPFDLIVRAKTALELSCPNTVSCSDILTVATRDLVTMLGGPYYKVFLGRKDSRSSQASSIEGKLPKPTMSMSQIINLFAASGFNVQEMVALSGAHTIGFSHCKEFSSNLGNDTHYSPRFAQALKQACSGYPKNPTLSVFNDIMSPNKFDNLYYQNLPKGLGLLESDHGLYNDPRTKPFVELYAKDQNKFFRDFARAMQKLSVCRIKTGRRGEIRRRCDAVN, encoded by the coding sequence ATGGCGCCGCCACCGCCGTCGCTGCTTCTAGTTGTTCTCTTCTTGCTCTCCTCCACCGCGTTGCTTTCGGAGTCAAGGTTAAGCTTAGATTACTACTCCAAAACCTGTCCAAGTTTCAACAAGATCATGCAAGAAGCTATTACCGACAAGCAAATCAACAACCCCACTACAGCTGCCGGAACACTCCGTCTTTTGTTCCACGACTGCCTCCCCAATGGCTGCGACGGTTCCATCCTCATATCTTCAACTCCATTCAACAAAGCCGAACGTGACGCCGACATCAACCTCTCCCTCCCCGGAGATCCATTCGACCTCATTGTCCGAGCCAAGACAGCCCTCGAACTATCATGTCCCAACACAGTCTCTTGTTCCGACATCCTCACGGTGGCCACACGTGACCTTGTGACCATGCTCGGCGGCCCCTACTATAAAGTATTTTTGGGTCGGAAAGATTCGAGATCTTCTCAGGCTTCATCAATAGAAGGGAAACTGCCAAAACCCACCATGAGCATGTCACAGATAATCAACCTTTTTGCGGCAAGTGGGTtcaatgttcaagaaatggtggcCTTAAGTGGAGCACACACAATTGGGTTTTCACATTGCAAAGAGTTCAGCTCTAATCTTGGGAACGATACCCATTACAGTCCAAGGTTTGCTCAAGCATTGAAACAAGCTTGTTCAGGTTACCCAAAGAACCCGACTTTGTCTGTTTTCAACGATATAATGAGTCCCAACAAGTTTGACAACTTGTATTATCAGAATTTACCAAAGGGTTTAGGGCTATTGGAATCAGATCATGGGTTGTATAATGATCCTAGAACAAAGCCTTTTGTGGAACTGTATGCAAAGGATCAAAACAAGTTCTTTCGAGATTTTGCTAGAGCTATGCAGAAGCTCAGTGTTTGTAGGATCAAAACTGGGAGAAGAGGAGAGATTAGGCGTAGGTGTGATGCTGTTAATTGA
- the LOC108458898 gene encoding uncharacterized protein LOC108458898 produces the protein MVDTGNDNEDSACPTSFAPMNMQAQPPRVSVNIKPLYQTGTSALVNFPIGSSSYPGDHPVTLDVPDFDNAAEVEKTKAEVSKQFEDRCKWLEEKFKELEYADPYCGMDAKELSLVSDLVLPPKFKMPEFERYNGTSCPEAHITMFCRMMTGYVNNDQLLIHCFQDSLSGAATKWYNQLSRTQVKSWKDLAQAFMKQDGHITDIAPDRITLQNMDKKLSESFLQYAQIWREVATQVQPPLLEKETTMLFINTLKAPFITHMLGNATKSFTNIVMSGEMIENAIRSGKIEVEENTRRSAPKKRENEVGNMSSGYAKPATVNQSRAIVTGQQASPRWEPNTRQNTEKFQFTPIPVTYRKLYKSLFDAHVVAPFDLELLQPPNPKWYDANAQCEYHAGITGHSIENCTSFKRCVERLIKADVVKFNDTPGTGNPLPSHTDKGVNAIIENMGRKVKLNIAEVRTPLKLVWKEMHKRGLAPQGLGDKI, from the coding sequence ATGGTTGATACTGGGAATGACAACGAAGACTCTGCTTGTCCTACAAGCTTTGCCCCAATGAACATGCAAGCACAGCCACCAAGAGTGTCTGTTAACATTAAACCCCTGTATCAAACCGGTACTTCAGCACTGGTAAATTTCCCAATAGGTTCAAGTTCATACCCTGGAGACCATCCTGTAACCCTCGATGTCCCTGACTTCGACAACGCAGCAGAGGTGGAAAAGACAAAGGCTGAGGTCTCAAAACAATTTGAGGATCGATGCAAATGGTTGGAGGAAAAGTTCAAGGAGTTAGAGTATGCTGATCCTTACTGCGGAATGGATGCAAAGGAACTGAGTTTGGTCTCGGATTTAGTACTTCCCCCGAAGTTTAAAATGCCGGAGTTTGAAAGATATAACGGAACTAGCTGCCCTGAGGCTCACATTACGATGTTTTGTCGAATGATGACGGGGTATGTCAACAATGATCAActgttgatccattgttttcaggaCAGTTTGAGTGGGGCTGCAACGaaatggtacaatcaattgagtaGGACCCAAGTCAAGTCATGGAAGGACCTAGCTCAGGCCTTCATGAAGCAGGATGGCCATATAACGGATATAGCACCTGACCGGATCACACTCCAGAATATGGATAAGAAGCTAAGCGAAAGCTTCCTGCAGTATGCTCAGATATGGAGAGAGGTCGCTACACAGGTCCAACCACCGTTGCTAGAAAAAGAAACAACCATGCTCTTCATCAATACATTGAAGGCGCCTTTCATTACTCACATGTTAGGTAATGCAACCAAGAGTTTCACGAACATAGTAATGTCTggtgaaatgatagaaaatgccataAGATCGGGTAAGATAGAAGTTGAAGAGAACACGAGAAGGTCAGCCCCGAAGAAAAGAGAGAATGAAGTAGGTAATATGAGCTCAGGCTATGCAAAACCTGCCACTGTTAATCAATCAAGGGCAATAGTCACAGGCCAGCAGGCCTCACCAAGGTGGGAGCCTAACACAAGACAGAATACAGAGAAGTTTCAATTCACTCCCATACCAGTGACATATAGGAAGTTGTACAAAAGTCTGTTTGATGCACATGTAGTGGCTCCTTTCGACTTAGAGCTGTTGCAGCCCCCAAACCCTAAGTGGTACGACGCAAATGCTCAGTGCGAATACCACGCAGGGATTACGGggcactcgatagaaaactgtaCCTCGTTCAAAAGGTGCGTGGAAAGGCTTATCAAAGCAGATGTTGTAAAATTCAATGATACACCTGGTACGGGAAATCCGTTGCCCAGTCATACTGATAAAGGAGTAAACGCGATAATTGAGAATATGGGGAGGAAAGTCAAGCTGAATATCGCAGAGGTGAGAACCCCATTGAAGCTAGTTTGGAAGGAAATGCATAAGAGAGGTTTAGCCCCGCAAGGGTTGGGGGATAAAATCTAA
- the LOC108458897 gene encoding uncharacterized protein LOC108458897: protein MGIRAAIDHKIKVLEVCGDSALVMYQLKGEWETRDSKLISYQKLILELIEEFDDITFHYLPRDENQMANALATLASMIKVNEQEDMKPIQMSICEASAHCYNVDEEEERDDHPWYHDILQYVKSRAYPDQVTENDKKTLRRLASDYVLDGEVL from the coding sequence ATGGGAATTCGGGCAGCTATAGACCACAAAATCAAAGTATTAGAAGTGTGTGGAGATTCTGCATTGGTAATGTATCAGCTTAAAGGTGAGTGGGAAACGAGAGATTCGAAATTGATCAGTTACCAAAAGTTAATCCTGGAGTTAAttgaagagtttgatgatattacctTTCATTACCTCCCGCGAGACGAGAATCAGATGGCTAACGCCTTGGCCACACTAGCTTCCATGATCAAAGTAAATGAACAGGAGGATATGAAGccaattcagatgagtatttgtgAGGCTTCAGCTCACTGTTATAATGTCGATGAAGAGGAAGAGAgagatgatcatccttggtatcATGATATCTTACAATATGTGAAGAGCCGTGCGTACCCAGATCAAGTAACCGAAAATGATAAAAAAACATTGAGAAGGTTAGCCAGTGACTATGTCCTAGACGGTGAGGTCCTATAG